A stretch of Malus sylvestris chromosome 11, drMalSylv7.2, whole genome shotgun sequence DNA encodes these proteins:
- the LOC126590544 gene encoding metallothionein-like protein type 2 isoform X3: MSCNCSCGSDCKCGSGCKCGMYPDLSYSETTSTETIIAGVAPVKMFSEGSEMSYGAENDCKCGSNCSCSSCGCHK; this comes from the exons ATGTCTTGCAATTGCAGCTGTGGTAGTGACTGCAAGTGCGGCAGTGGCTGCAA ATGTGGCATGTACCCTGACTTGAGCTACTCCGAGACCACTTCCACTGAGACCATCATTGCTGGAGTTGCACCGGTGAAGAT GTTCTCTGAGGGGTCTGAGATGAGCTATGGAGCAGAGAATGACTGCAAGTGTGGCTCAAACTGCAGCTGCAGCTCATGCGGCTGCCACAAATGA
- the LOC126590545 gene encoding metallothionein-like protein type 2, with protein MSSNCSCGSDCKCGSGCKCGMHADLGYSETTSTTIIAGVAPVKTFSEGSEMNYGAENDCKCGSNCSCSSCGCNK; from the exons ATGTCTAGCAATTGTAGCTGTGGTAGTGACTGCAAGTGCGGCAGTGGCTGCAA ATGTGGGATGCACGCTGACTTGGGTTACTCAGAGACCACTTCCACTACCATCATTGCTGGGGTTGCACCAGTGAAGAC GTTCTCTGAGGGGTCTGAGATGAACTATGGAGCAGAGAATGACTGCAAGTGTGGCTCAAACTGCAGCTGCAGCTCATGCGGCTGCAACAAATGA
- the LOC126591535 gene encoding probable GTP-binding protein OBGM, mitochondrial encodes MWGHLPKSLQYIKTLRHSSKSPWISLFSCSYSDAPHKRTKLAPLQERRMVDRFRLYAKGGGGGSGCTSTRRSRHDRRGRPDGGNGGRGGDVFLECSPTCWDFSGLQPHLIAQRGGHGSSKNKIGTRGADKIAQVPIGTVIHLLKGETPCVAERQIPKDLDPWEIPGTPIGDVTESDQQSTLTGLTTAEDSDSSSSQPDRIVEESAGMKGTTQMGSTDSQLSSSSSESCSEDETEEKDQIQYNVAELTVQGQRVIIACGGEGGMGNVSSVKVFDDEESSLRVGLPGSEAVLILELKSIADVSLVGMPNAGKSTLLGAISRAKPAVGHYAFTTLRPNLGNLNFEDFSLTVADVPGLIKGAHENRGLGHAFLRHIERTKVLAYVVDLASGLDGRIGTPPWEQLRDLVLELEHHLEGLSNRPSLIVANKIDENGAEEVYEELKRRVQDVSIFPVCAVLEEGVPEVKLALKKLVNGETSDRLVLDKITVD; translated from the exons ATGTGGGGGCACCTTCCAAAATCACTTCAGTACATAAAGACGTTGAGGCATTCTTCCAAGTctccatggatttctttgttttcttgttcATACTCAGATGCTCCTCACAAAAGAACAAAGCTTGCTCCTCTGCAG GAAAGGAGAATGGTAGACAGGTTTAGGCTTTATGCTAAAGGGGGTGGTGGTGGCAGTGGTTGCACCAGCACTCGCCGCAGTCGACATGATCGCCGCGGCAGACCTGATG GTGGGAATGGTGGAAGAGGTGGTGATGTTTTTTTGGAATGTTCTCCAACTTGTTGGGACTTCAGCGGTTTGCAACCTCACCTT ATTGCTCAGAGAGGGGGACATGGATCCTCAAAGAATAAAATTGGCACCAGAGGAGCAGATAAG ATTGCCCAAGTGCCCATTGGTACCGTGATTCATCTTCTGAAGGGTGAAACTCCTTGTGTTGCTGAAAGACAAATTCCTAAAGATTTGGATCCATGGGAAATTCCAGGTACTCCTATTGGTGATGTAACAGAATCCGATCAGCAGTCTACGCTTACTGGCCTAACTACGGCAGAGGATAGTGACAGCTCATCCTCTCAACCTGACAGAATTGTTGAGGAATCAGCTGGCATGAAGGGAACTACCCAAATGGGATCAACTGATTCTCAAttgtcatcttcttcttctgagAGTTGCTCAGAAGATGAGACAGAGGAAAAAGATCAAATTCAGTACAATGTTGCTGAATTAACCGTACAAGGTCAACGAGTAATTATTGCTTGTGGAGGGGAAGGTGGTATGGGCAATGTGTCCTCTGTGAAAGTGTTTGATGATGAGGAGTCGTCCCTTCGTGTGGGTTTGCCTGGTTCTGAAGCTGTTCTTATACTAGAGCTGAAGAGCATTGCTGATGTGAGCCTAGTCGGAATGCCAAATGCTGGTAAAAGCACTTTGTTAGGAGCTATATCGAGGGCAAAACCTGCAGTGGGACATTATGCCTTCACAACTCTTAGACCCAATTTGGGGAATCTAAACTTTGAGGACTTCTCGCTCACAGTTGCTGATGTTCCTGGACTCATAAAGGGTGCCCATGAGAATCGTGGACTTGGACATGCATTCCTGCGACACATAGAACGCACAAAAGTTCTTGCTTATGTGGTAGACTTGGCTTCTGGATTGGATGGTAGAATTGGAACGCCACCTTGGGAACAACTTCGGGATTTAGTTTTAGAGCTCGAGCATCATCTAGAGGGTTTATCTAATCGACCGTCCTTGATAGTGGCAAATAAAATAGATGAGAACGGTGCTGAAGAAGTGTATGAAGAATTGAAAAGACGGGTGCAAGATGTTTCTATATTCCCCGTCTGTGCTGTTCTGGAGGAAGGAGTGCCAGAGGTAAAACTGGCTCTTAAGAAGCTTGTGAATGGTGAAACATCAGACAGACTCGTTTTAGATAAAATCACGGTTGATTAA